One stretch of Actinomycetes bacterium DNA includes these proteins:
- the ltrA gene encoding group II intron reverse transcriptase/maturase, whose translation MEQYGVTRLLDELVTDLKDGRWRPVPARRVFIPKPGSTERRPLSIPTVRDRIVQAALKIVLEPIFEADFLPCSFGFRPKRAAQDALQVLLDESFKGQRWVVETDIANCFEAIPHEELMQAVQERVCDRAVPKLLRVILRAGVMRDGQVWRAVTGTPQGGVVSPLLCNVYVHRLDRAWRPAYGTLVRYVDDLVVMCRTQGQARAARARLTGLLAELGLEPKAAKTRIVHLQEGGEGFDFLGFHQRWVSTRAARSTRRLSFLARWPSRKATQHARDRIRELTARSRLAVPVEHVVREVNLFVRGWVGYFRYGNSAESFDKISAYADERMCLFVGKRHKRGRRYGRALLIRSGDRFGLINLHGTVVAPRPNRPWRAPVEHRR comes from the coding sequence GTGGAGCAGTACGGGGTGACCCGGCTGCTCGACGAACTGGTCACGGATCTTAAGGACGGCAGATGGCGGCCGGTCCCGGCGCGGCGGGTGTTCATCCCGAAGCCCGGCAGCACCGAGCGGCGCCCGCTGTCGATCCCCACGGTGCGTGATCGGATCGTGCAGGCGGCGTTGAAGATCGTGCTTGAGCCGATCTTCGAGGCCGACTTCTTGCCGTGTTCGTTCGGGTTCCGACCCAAGCGGGCGGCGCAGGACGCCTTGCAAGTCCTGCTGGACGAGTCGTTCAAAGGACAGCGGTGGGTGGTCGAGACGGACATCGCCAATTGTTTCGAGGCGATCCCGCACGAGGAGTTGATGCAGGCGGTCCAGGAACGGGTCTGCGACCGGGCCGTGCCCAAGCTGCTGCGCGTGATCTTGCGCGCGGGAGTCATGCGGGACGGTCAGGTCTGGCGTGCGGTCACCGGCACCCCGCAGGGCGGGGTCGTCTCCCCGCTGCTCTGCAACGTCTACGTGCACCGGCTCGACCGGGCCTGGAGACCTGCTTACGGGACGCTGGTCCGTTACGTCGACGATCTGGTGGTGATGTGCCGGACGCAGGGGCAGGCGCGAGCGGCGCGGGCTCGGTTGACCGGGCTGCTGGCCGAACTTGGGTTGGAACCAAAGGCGGCCAAGACCCGGATCGTGCACCTGCAGGAGGGCGGGGAAGGGTTCGACTTCCTCGGCTTCCACCAACGGTGGGTATCCACCCGGGCGGCGCGCAGCACGCGCCGCCTGTCGTTTCTGGCCCGCTGGCCTTCACGCAAGGCGACACAGCATGCCCGCGACCGGATCCGTGAACTCACGGCACGGTCGCGGCTCGCGGTGCCGGTCGAGCACGTCGTGCGCGAGGTGAACCTCTTCGTGCGCGGCTGGGTCGGGTACTTCCGCTACGGAAACTCGGCCGAGTCCTTCGACAAGATCAGCGCCTACGCGGATGAACGGATGTGCCTGTTCGTCGGCAAACGCCACAAGCGTGGCCGCCGCTACGGACGAGCGTTGTTGATCCGTTCCGGGGACCGCTTTGGGCTGATCAACCTCCATGGAACCGTTGTCGCCCCCAGGCCGAACCGGCCCTGGCGGGCTCCGGTCGAACACCGCCGGTGA
- a CDS encoding SPFH domain-containing protein yields MTTTQIVVFVVIVLVLVGLLALSIKIVKQYERGVVLRFGRLHGVREPGLRLIIPFVDVMHRVSLR; encoded by the coding sequence ATGACCACCACGCAGATCGTCGTTTTCGTCGTCATCGTGCTAGTGCTCGTGGGGCTGCTCGCGCTCTCGATCAAGATCGTCAAGCAGTACGAGCGGGGCGTTGTGCTCCGATTTGGCCGGCTGCACGGCGTGCGGGAGCCGGGGTTGCGGCTGATCATCCCGTTCGTCGACGTGATGCACCGGGTGTCCCTGCGG